In Streptantibioticus cattleyicolor NRRL 8057 = DSM 46488, a genomic segment contains:
- a CDS encoding glycosyltransferase family 87 protein codes for MTTARKNAESAAAAPSTPPTWDDPVARAGSELLGGPAGRRMGAVAGRWWNPLRVIVLAAVGLFALGMVQKLPCYDSGWFFGANDQYTHACYSDIPHLFYARGFADDVVPYFGHIPDKVSGGMPYLEYPVLTGLFMEIASWFTPHGADLIRREQIYWLVNSGMLLVCAVVTVVAVARTHRRRPWDGLLVALAPAAALTATVNWDLLALALTAVGMLLWARRRPVASGVLIGLATAAKLYPALLLGPLLLLCLRAGRMRAFTKALAGAVVAWLVVNVPVMLAHDATGFHIRPGWAQFYSYSQTRPVDFGSLWLLISQQTGNPLPDANTYAIVLMLLLCAGLAWLVLYAPRRPRFAQTAFLVVAAFVLTNKVYSPQYVLWLVPLAALARPRWRDFLVWQAGEVMYFLGIWMYLAFTTGGNNKGLPEGGYDLAIALHLLATGYLCACVVRDILRAEHDPVRQDGSDDPSGGVLDGAPDVFVLGTAGARHAARSSGTAVRWGTPPDQAA; via the coding sequence ATGACGACCGCGCGTAAGAACGCCGAGAGCGCAGCGGCAGCCCCGAGCACGCCGCCCACCTGGGACGACCCGGTCGCCCGGGCGGGCAGCGAACTGCTCGGCGGCCCCGCCGGGCGGCGGATGGGTGCGGTGGCCGGCCGGTGGTGGAATCCGCTGCGCGTGATCGTGCTGGCCGCCGTCGGACTGTTCGCCCTGGGCATGGTGCAGAAGCTGCCGTGCTACGACAGCGGCTGGTTCTTCGGGGCCAACGACCAGTACACGCACGCCTGCTACTCGGACATCCCGCACCTGTTCTACGCCCGTGGCTTCGCCGACGACGTGGTGCCGTACTTCGGCCACATCCCGGACAAGGTCTCGGGCGGCATGCCGTACCTGGAGTACCCGGTGCTCACCGGGCTCTTCATGGAGATCGCCTCGTGGTTCACCCCGCACGGCGCGGACCTGATACGGCGTGAGCAGATCTACTGGCTGGTCAACTCCGGGATGCTGCTGGTCTGCGCGGTCGTCACGGTGGTCGCGGTGGCCCGCACCCACCGCCGCCGTCCCTGGGACGGGCTGCTGGTCGCCCTCGCCCCCGCCGCCGCGCTCACCGCGACCGTCAACTGGGACCTGCTGGCGCTCGCCCTGACCGCCGTCGGCATGCTGCTGTGGGCCCGCCGCCGCCCGGTCGCCTCCGGGGTGCTGATCGGGCTGGCCACCGCCGCCAAGCTCTACCCGGCGCTGCTGCTCGGGCCGCTGCTGCTGCTGTGCCTGCGGGCGGGACGCATGCGGGCGTTCACCAAGGCGCTGGCCGGTGCGGTGGTCGCCTGGCTGGTGGTCAACGTGCCGGTGATGCTGGCGCACGACGCCACCGGCTTCCACATCCGCCCCGGCTGGGCCCAGTTCTACAGCTACAGCCAGACCAGGCCGGTGGACTTCGGCTCGCTATGGCTGCTGATCTCCCAGCAGACCGGCAACCCGCTGCCGGACGCCAACACCTACGCCATCGTGCTCATGCTGCTGCTGTGCGCCGGTCTGGCCTGGCTGGTGCTGTACGCGCCGCGCCGGCCCCGGTTCGCCCAGACCGCGTTCCTGGTGGTCGCCGCGTTCGTGCTGACCAACAAGGTCTACTCACCGCAGTACGTGCTGTGGCTGGTGCCGCTGGCCGCGCTGGCCCGGCCGCGCTGGCGGGACTTCCTGGTGTGGCAGGCCGGCGAGGTCATGTACTTCCTGGGCATCTGGATGTACCTGGCGTTCACCACCGGCGGCAACAACAAGGGGCTGCCCGAGGGCGGCTACGACCTGGCGATCGCGCTGCACCTGCTGGCCACCGGCTACCTGTGCGCCTGCGTGGTGCGCGACATCCTGCGGGCCGAGCACGACCCGGTACGGCAGGACGGCTCCGACGACCCCTCCGGCGGCGTGCTCGACGGCGCCCCCGACGTCTTCGTGCTCGGCACGGCGGGCGCCCGCCACGCCGCCCGTTCCTCCGGCACCGCGGTGCGCTGGGGCACCCCGCCGGACCAGGCGGCCTAG
- a CDS encoding transglycosylase domain-containing protein: MSEHRRKPPQPNGSGRAADRRGAPPPGNGHRGAPPGRGADGYGTGAPSGPDRSYGSAPSPGSGPSYGGGSPYGSAPGGEGRAARRRAAGSEAGTASEGVPERPYGGRAEARRAAKGGRRAAGGAGSRGGGGRRGTGGGGSGPGGQGPGGQRPKRFIDYPRWGKTGWRRWMPSWKQVSAICVAFLGTLVGLVGIAYAMVDVPNPNAAAKQQKNVYYWADGSRMVVAGGGDYNRQIVPLDKISIHMQNAVISMENASFYHDAGVDPQGILRAILRMAQGGETQSGSTITQQYVKNTYLDQSQTLTRKFKELLISVKVGATVDKKDILAGYLNTAFYGRGAYGIQAASQAYYGVDADKLKPDQAAFLAAVLNGPNLYDPAGGIGDGATPEENTKRAVQRWNEVLDREVKTGDMTQQERAKYTKFPMPQKPKRSTDKAGQIGYLTDLANKYILNNTNISQHNLDNGGYQIHTTFDKNKVRALQQAVDSVRKKNLKPDVRSADKYVQFGGASVVPGDGAIVAIYGGEDYLKHFTDNADYTGAQVGSTFKPFVLAAAMQDGVRNPSLGPDQGPSERTKVSLKSMYTGLNKWKVLNYNRTVWQDPDGKEWLQVNDDNESIPTVDLKTAMAQSLNSTYAQLGMDVGMDKVRQAAITAGLQDDQSMVSTNGPSFSLGVSSPSAIRMADAYGTFAHGGVQADPYSVTRVEYQGTVKYQHETKTKQAFDPAIAGNVTDALQAVVQEGTGTAAKALGRPAAGKTGTTDDNKSAWFTGYTPELATSIGMYRMDDHATNPTFLKMYGVGGLDKIYGASFPTQIWTEYMKDALAGKPVQDFPPASAYGTVVHGPGATESAPPSAPPSNSPSVTPSAPPSKSPSHSPSPSITPTPTHSSCGLFGCEPGGTTTGTGSNNGNENGGPGSNTGTTNGAGNAGTTSGTGSSRGNGNGGPGGNGNGNGNGGGGIFG, encoded by the coding sequence ATGAGCGAGCACCGCCGAAAGCCGCCGCAGCCGAACGGCAGCGGACGCGCCGCAGACCGGCGCGGAGCGCCGCCGCCAGGGAACGGCCACCGCGGCGCACCGCCCGGCCGGGGCGCGGACGGATACGGGACGGGCGCGCCGTCCGGGCCGGACCGCTCCTACGGCAGCGCCCCCTCCCCTGGATCCGGCCCGTCCTACGGCGGCGGTTCCCCGTACGGCTCGGCCCCGGGCGGGGAGGGCCGGGCGGCCAGACGCCGGGCCGCCGGTTCCGAGGCCGGAACGGCGAGCGAAGGGGTACCGGAACGTCCGTACGGCGGACGCGCGGAGGCCCGGCGGGCCGCCAAGGGCGGACGCCGGGCGGCGGGCGGCGCGGGTTCCCGTGGCGGCGGCGGCCGGCGGGGCACCGGTGGCGGCGGGTCCGGGCCGGGTGGACAAGGGCCGGGCGGCCAGCGTCCCAAGCGCTTCATCGACTACCCGCGGTGGGGCAAGACCGGCTGGCGCCGCTGGATGCCGTCCTGGAAGCAGGTCAGCGCGATCTGCGTCGCCTTCCTCGGCACCCTCGTCGGGCTCGTCGGCATCGCCTACGCGATGGTGGACGTCCCCAACCCCAACGCCGCCGCCAAGCAGCAGAAGAACGTCTACTACTGGGCCGACGGCTCCCGGATGGTGGTGGCCGGCGGCGGCGACTACAACCGGCAGATCGTTCCGCTGGACAAGATCTCGATCCACATGCAGAACGCGGTGATCTCCATGGAGAACGCCTCGTTCTACCACGACGCGGGCGTCGACCCACAGGGCATCCTCCGCGCCATCCTGCGCATGGCCCAGGGCGGTGAGACCCAGAGCGGTTCGACCATCACCCAGCAGTACGTGAAGAACACCTACCTCGACCAGTCGCAGACCCTGACCCGTAAGTTCAAGGAACTGCTCATCTCGGTCAAGGTCGGCGCGACGGTGGACAAGAAGGACATCCTCGCCGGCTACCTCAACACCGCGTTCTACGGCCGCGGGGCGTACGGCATCCAGGCCGCCTCGCAGGCGTACTACGGCGTGGACGCCGACAAGCTCAAGCCCGACCAGGCGGCCTTCCTCGCCGCGGTGCTCAACGGCCCCAACCTCTACGACCCGGCCGGCGGCATCGGCGACGGCGCCACCCCCGAGGAGAACACCAAGCGGGCCGTCCAGCGGTGGAACGAGGTGCTCGACCGCGAGGTCAAGACCGGCGACATGACCCAGCAGGAACGGGCGAAGTACACCAAGTTCCCGATGCCGCAGAAGCCGAAGCGCTCCACCGACAAGGCGGGCCAGATCGGCTACCTGACCGACCTGGCCAACAAGTACATCCTCAACAACACCAACATCAGCCAGCACAACCTGGACAACGGCGGCTACCAGATCCACACCACGTTCGACAAGAACAAGGTGCGCGCCCTCCAGCAGGCCGTGGACTCGGTGCGCAAGAAGAACCTCAAGCCCGACGTCCGGTCCGCCGACAAGTACGTGCAGTTCGGCGGGGCCTCGGTGGTGCCCGGGGACGGGGCGATCGTCGCCATCTACGGCGGTGAGGACTACCTGAAGCACTTCACCGACAACGCCGACTACACCGGCGCCCAGGTCGGCTCCACCTTCAAGCCGTTCGTGCTGGCGGCGGCGATGCAGGACGGGGTGCGCAACCCCTCCCTCGGCCCCGACCAGGGTCCCTCGGAGCGGACCAAGGTGTCGCTGAAGAGCATGTACACCGGCCTGAACAAGTGGAAGGTGCTCAACTACAACCGCACCGTCTGGCAGGACCCGGACGGCAAGGAGTGGTTGCAGGTCAACGACGACAACGAGTCGATCCCCACGGTGGACCTGAAGACCGCGATGGCCCAGTCGCTCAACTCCACCTACGCCCAGCTCGGCATGGACGTCGGCATGGACAAGGTGCGGCAGGCGGCGATCACCGCCGGGCTCCAGGACGACCAGAGCATGGTGTCCACCAACGGCCCCTCGTTCTCGCTCGGTGTCTCCTCGCCCAGCGCGATCCGGATGGCCGACGCCTACGGCACCTTCGCCCACGGCGGCGTCCAGGCCGACCCGTACTCGGTCACCCGGGTGGAGTACCAGGGGACGGTCAAGTACCAGCACGAGACCAAGACCAAGCAGGCGTTCGACCCGGCCATCGCCGGCAACGTCACCGACGCGCTGCAGGCCGTGGTCCAGGAGGGCACCGGCACCGCGGCCAAGGCGCTCGGCCGGCCGGCCGCGGGCAAGACCGGCACCACCGACGACAACAAGTCGGCGTGGTTCACCGGCTACACCCCGGAGCTCGCCACCTCCATCGGCATGTACCGGATGGACGACCACGCCACCAACCCGACATTCCTGAAGATGTACGGAGTCGGCGGTCTGGACAAGATCTACGGTGCTTCGTTCCCGACCCAGATCTGGACCGAGTACATGAAGGACGCGCTGGCCGGAAAGCCGGTGCAGGACTTCCCGCCGGCGTCCGCCTACGGCACCGTGGTGCACGGCCCGGGGGCCACCGAGTCGGCGCCGCCGTCCGCGCCGCCGTCCAACTCGCCGTCGGTGACCCCGAGCGCACCGCCGTCGAAGTCCCCGTCGCACTCGCCGTCCCCGTCCATCACGCCGACCCCGACCCACTCCTCCTGCGGTCTGTTCGGCTGTGAGCCGGGCGGCACCACCACCGGGACGGGCAGCAACAACGGGAACGAGAACGGCGGCCCCGGCAGCAACACCGGGACCACCAACGGAGCCGGGAACGCCGGCACCACCAGCGGCACCGGAAGCAGCCGCGGCAACGGCAACGGCGGTCCGGGCGGCAACGGCAACGGCAACGGAAACGGAGGGGGAGGCATCTTCGGCTGA